A window of Candidatus Thermoplasmatota archaeon genomic DNA:
GTGTTATCACCGGGAAGATAAAACCTGGTATCGTCCGGATTTCACCTGATCTTAAAACAGATCTTGGTATCACAATGCTTGCAAACTCTATAACGCTGACACCTGGTACTCTAAGTGTTGACATAGATGAGGACACCAATGATTTATATGTTCATTGGATAAATGTTAATGAAAAAGCTTTGGAGCAGAAACCTGTTGACTGTAAGTATATCTGTGGGTTTTTCCCAAAATGGGTTAGGAGGATTGCTGAATGATCGAATTGTATTTTGGTGTCACGGATACTTATCTGTTTGTGGTTATAGCCCTTGCTATTTGCAGCATAATGGCTTTGATAAGGATTGTTTTAGGACCAACTGCTCCTGACCGGGTTGTTGGTGTTGATACTGTTAACACAATTGTTATTGTTGCTATGGTTGCATTTGGTATGGCCTTCAGAGAGGCCATCTATATTGATGTAGCTATTGTTTACGCTTTTTTGTCTTTTGTCTCTACTTTGTTTATCGCAAAATATCTAGAGGGAGGGGAGTTTTAGGATGATTTTTGATATCATCATCTACGTGTTTTTAGGTATTGGTATTTTCTTTAACCTCCTTGCAGGTATTGGTCTACTTCGTTTCCCAGATGTTTATACCAGGCTTCATGCTGGTACGAAATGTACAACTTTTGGTTCTATATTCATCATAGGTTCTGTGATTCTCATCGGTCTGAAATCTTGGTGGGGAAATGATACCAATGGTTCTGTTTTAGCACTTCACTCGATTTTTGCTTTGATAGCAATACTACTCACTAACCCTGTTGGTGCCCATGCTATCGCCCGTGCTGCCCATCGCAGCGGAGTAAAACCAGCTATGGCTGTTGTTGATCAGTTGGATGATTCAAAACTAGGGAAAACAGGGAAGAAAAAAACTAGAGGTAAAAAGAAATCTGAAGAAGAGGAGGCTGAGTAAAAAATGTTTTTTGAGTTAATTAATATCGTAGTGCTCATCCTCATAGTTTTCTCCTGCATTGTTGCTGTTTTACTCAGAGATCTTCTGGGTGCCGCTGTTGCTATGGGTGCTATGAGTTTGTTGTTATCTCTTGAGTTTTATATTCTGCAAGCACCTGATGTCGCTATTGCTCAGGCTGGTGTAGGCGCCTGTTTGTCCACCGCTATTATTATTATTGCTGTTAAAGGAACTAAGCGTATGGAGGAAGAATAAAATGGAAATGAGATACAATATTGCTGTACTGGTGTTTTCTATTGTTGCTGTGTTTTTTGTTTTTAGCGCTCTCATGATTCATCCTTTTGGCGACCCAGGTAGCCCAGAGATGGATAATCATATTATTAGAAATACTCAGACTGAGGCTGGTACTAACAATGGTGTGACATCTGTTGTTTTTGATTACAGAGGTTTTGATACCCTTGGGGAGGCTACGATTTTGTTTACTGCTGTTGCTGGTGTCATGATGATTTTCAGGAGGAAGAAAAAATGAGTGAGATGTCAAAGATTGTTAGAACAATATCGAATATTATTTTCCCTTTGATCACGATTTTTGGTTTATATGTCATAGCTCATGGGCATCTAACTCCTGGTGGTGGTTTCCAGGGTGGTGCTGTTGTTGCATCTGGTTGTATAATGTTGCTTGCAGCCTATGGTTCAACATGGGCTTTTGCGCGGATAAAAGAAAAAAGACTTACTGCTTTTGAAAGCATTGGTGCTGTGTGGTTCATTGGCGTAGCATTCCTCGGGCTTTTTGTAGGTGGTATATTTTTTGCTAATTTCCTCGTAGGTTTAAAATTGTTTGACAGTTTCACGTTATTTGGTAACATCCCTGTTGTTGGTTCTACTTTTGCTGACATCAACACAGGTGGTGTTTTGCCGCTTATGAATTTTGCTGTAGGGCTTAAGGTAATTGCTGGTTTATTTGCAGTTGTGCTTGTCATGGCTTATGCTAGTAGTTTAAAGGAGGGGAAACAATGATTTATAATATACCTTTTATCGCTGTTGTCGCCATGATTTTCATAGGCTTGTATGCTGTTGTTTTCAGACGGAATCTAATCAAAATGGTTATTGGTATCACAATCATTGAGTGTGGTGTGAACCTGTTTTTGATCACGTTGGGTTATCGTGAAGGTGGTGTTGCTCCTATCTACACTAGTTTACCAGAGGGAACACAATATCCTAGTGAGATGGTTTTACCTGTTCCTCAGGCTTTGACTCTTACGAGTATTGTGATTGGTGTCGCTGTTCTTGCTTTGATGTTGTCTCTTGTTATGCATATTTATAAACAGTATGGTACGCTCGATGTTAGAAAAATAAGGAGGCTAAAAGAATGAACTGGCTCGCTGAAATAATTAAACATTCTCCTGCTTTGATCGTTGCAGTACCATTGCTGGGTGCGTTTCTTACACCACTTGTTGGCATGATTAACGAAAAAGTTAGAAACATTTTTGCCTTGGTGATGATCTCTATCACAGGTTTTTTTATTGCCTTGCTTGCATCTGATGTTTATGCAAACGGCCCACGCATCTATGTCTTTGGTGCACAAAACCTCGCTCTTCCAGTAGTTAGAATCCTTTTTGAAGTCGACAGCCTAAGCATTTTCATGGCCATTGTAACATTTATCCTTGCTTTTGTTGCACTTGTTTACTCATGGTCATTTATGAAGGAAAACGATGGACTTGACAAGTATTACACACTAGTTTTACTCTTGGTTACAAGCACCCTAGGTATGGAGCTTACTGGGGATATTTTCAACTTCTTCGTATTCCTTGAGATATCATGCATATCTTCTTGTGCACTAATCGCATTTTGGGTTCACAAGGGCGAGGCACTTGAGGCAGCGTTCAAATATATTGTTATAAGCTCGATTGGTGCATTGTTTGTTCTTTTTGCCATAGGTATATTTTATGCTCAATACAATGCTCTAAATATTGCTACACTAGCAAACGTTATACAGTTTACTTTTCTTGATAAAATAGCGTTGGTTCTGCTTGTTGTTGTGCTTGGTATGAAAGCAGGTCTGGTACCAATGCATATGTGGTTACCAGACTCTTATGGGCAGGCACCACCGTCAGTAACAATTGTTATAATCGGTGCTACCCAGGCTAGCTTGTACGGTGTTTTCAGGATGTGTTTCACCCTATACAGTGGGGCATTCAAAAATGTGGTTATTAGTGAATCAACAATTGGTTTGATAATTATTATGCTGGCTATTCTTACAATATTAATTGGTGTGTTAATGGCTCTTATACAAACAGACTTCAGAAGATTAATCGGTTTTGTTGCAGTAGCAGAAATAGGATACATTTTCCTCACCATAGGTGTAGGATTAGTTACTTTACATGATCCTAACATGATAACAGTGGGAAAAACTGCGATGAATGGTGGTATTTTCCATATAATCAACGATTGTTTGGATATAGGTTTATTGTTCCTATCTGCTGGTGCCATTTACTATG
This region includes:
- the mnhG gene encoding monovalent cation/H(+) antiporter subunit G, whose amino-acid sequence is MIFDIIIYVFLGIGIFFNLLAGIGLLRFPDVYTRLHAGTKCTTFGSIFIIGSVILIGLKSWWGNDTNGSVLALHSIFALIAILLTNPVGAHAIARAAHRSGVKPAMAVVDQLDDSKLGKTGKKKTRGKKKSEEEEAE
- a CDS encoding MnhB domain-containing protein, whose protein sequence is MSEMSKIVRTISNIIFPLITIFGLYVIAHGHLTPGGGFQGGAVVASGCIMLLAAYGSTWAFARIKEKRLTAFESIGAVWFIGVAFLGLFVGGIFFANFLVGLKLFDSFTLFGNIPVVGSTFADINTGGVLPLMNFAVGLKVIAGLFAVVLVMAYASSLKEGKQ
- a CDS encoding cation:proton antiporter subunit C; the encoded protein is MIYNIPFIAVVAMIFIGLYAVVFRRNLIKMVIGITIIECGVNLFLITLGYREGGVAPIYTSLPEGTQYPSEMVLPVPQALTLTSIVIGVAVLALMLSLVMHIYKQYGTLDVRKIRRLKE
- a CDS encoding monovalent cation/H+ antiporter complex subunit F; protein product: MIELYFGVTDTYLFVVIALAICSIMALIRIVLGPTAPDRVVGVDTVNTIVIVAMVAFGMAFREAIYIDVAIVYAFLSFVSTLFIAKYLEGGEF
- a CDS encoding proton-conducting transporter membrane subunit: MNWLAEIIKHSPALIVAVPLLGAFLTPLVGMINEKVRNIFALVMISITGFFIALLASDVYANGPRIYVFGAQNLALPVVRILFEVDSLSIFMAIVTFILAFVALVYSWSFMKENDGLDKYYTLVLLLVTSTLGMELTGDIFNFFVFLEISCISSCALIAFWVHKGEALEAAFKYIVISSIGALFVLFAIGIFYAQYNALNIATLANVIQFTFLDKIALVLLVVVLGMKAGLVPMHMWLPDSYGQAPPSVTIVIIGATQASLYGVFRMCFTLYSGAFKNVVISESTIGLIIIMLAILTILIGVLMALIQTDFRRLIGFVAVAEIGYIFLTIGVGLVTLHDPNMITVGKTAMNGGIFHIINDCLDIGLLFLSAGAIYYATKETSLNEMGGLARNMKYTTIFFLIGLLAVSGIPPMNGFASKLLIYQSTYQLNPIISIVAILASIMLLAIFVKVFYSAFLGPKISKFENVKEVPKSMLIGMGVFACIIIFFGLFPNIVIHHLVEPAVNVLMNNAQYISAVLGGV
- a CDS encoding DUF4040 domain-containing protein, with product MFFELINIVVLILIVFSCIVAVLLRDLLGAAVAMGAMSLLLSLEFYILQAPDVAIAQAGVGACLSTAIIIIAVKGTKRMEEE